Proteins from one Ricinus communis isolate WT05 ecotype wild-type chromosome 9, ASM1957865v1, whole genome shotgun sequence genomic window:
- the LOC125371090 gene encoding uncharacterized protein LOC125371090 — MPPPFPPLPSFPPYVPSFQPAQTPSSSPSLADVTSFFFFLAADDKLEEGKLLPCCQRKNSRLPSLFCQSDIRIVLPTVDNPKPAPPRCLSSTDSLGRISPEQLPSHNNLAVSDGEISRIEWNSA, encoded by the coding sequence ATGCCACCTCCTTTCCCCCCACTCCCTTCCTTTCCGCCGTATGTCCCCTCCTTCCAGCCGGCCCAAactccttcttcttcccccTCCCTTGCCGATGTCAcctccttctttttctttcttgctgCTGACGACAAGTTGGAGGAAGGAAAGCTCCTTCCTTGCTGCCAACGCAAGAACAGCCGCCTACCGTCACTCTTTTGCCAGTCCGACATCAGAATCGTCCTCCCCACTGTCGACAACCCTAAGCCAGCTCCTCCACGTTGTTTATCCTCCACCGACAGCCTTGGGAGAATCTCACCAGAACAACTCCCTTCTCATAACAATCTAGCCGTTTCCG